One part of the Nitrosophilus kaiyonis genome encodes these proteins:
- a CDS encoding M20/M25/M40 family metallo-hydrolase, protein MEILDIFKKITSIPHCSKNTKKLQNFIEDFAKKYKFNVEVDKSGNILCYKEKRKICLQSHYDMVCVGKAPDIEIIKKDDFLMAKDSSLGADNGIGVALMLHLISKNIKAEYLFTNDEEIGLIGAKNLELSIKSKYMVNLDSEELGSIFIGCAGGVDIFASKKSDLEKIKFYQFYKIETINFPGGHSGVDIDKDIPNAIKELSKYLSNLRDFQLILLKGGERINSIPSKAYAIIATNENLKNCENFIISKIDKLYELGIKNADKYINFIAGFAHGVRGCDFDLKIPKTSINLAIADINIKEIKISFSARSMKNELLNEIENETKNLLNSFGFDVISKGKYPAWNPQIKNLAKIVKNIYEKYINNVKYKAIHAGLESAIIGEKFPNLEIVSIGPNIYNPHSTRERVEIKSIEIFQEVVEELVNSF, encoded by the coding sequence GTGGAGATTTTAGATATCTTTAAAAAAATTACTTCTATTCCTCACTGCTCTAAAAATACTAAAAAATTACAAAATTTTATAGAAGATTTTGCTAAAAAATACAAATTTAATGTGGAAGTCGATAAATCAGGCAATATTTTATGTTATAAAGAAAAAAGAAAAATCTGCCTACAATCTCATTATGATATGGTTTGTGTTGGGAAAGCTCCCGATATTGAAATAATAAAGAAAGATGATTTTTTGATGGCAAAAGATTCTTCATTGGGGGCAGATAATGGCATAGGTGTTGCATTGATGCTTCATTTAATAAGTAAAAATATTAAAGCAGAATATCTATTTACAAATGATGAAGAGATTGGTCTAATTGGCGCAAAAAACTTAGAACTTTCTATAAAATCAAAATATATGGTAAATCTTGATAGTGAAGAGCTTGGTTCAATCTTTATAGGTTGTGCTGGTGGAGTTGATATATTTGCATCTAAAAAAAGTGATTTAGAAAAGATAAAATTTTATCAATTTTACAAAATTGAAACGATAAATTTTCCAGGGGGGCATTCTGGAGTTGATATTGATAAAGATATTCCAAATGCAATAAAAGAGCTTTCAAAATATTTATCAAATTTAAGAGATTTTCAGCTTATTTTGTTAAAAGGTGGAGAGAGAATCAACTCTATTCCATCAAAAGCATATGCAATTATAGCTACAAATGAAAATTTAAAAAATTGTGAAAATTTTATAATATCTAAAATTGATAAATTATATGAATTAGGTATAAAAAATGCAGATAAATATATAAATTTTATCGCAGGTTTTGCCCATGGAGTTAGAGGATGCGATTTTGATTTAAAGATTCCAAAAACCAGTATAAATCTGGCAATTGCAGATATTAATATTAAAGAAATTAAAATATCTTTTTCTGCAAGAAGTATGAAAAATGAATTGTTAAATGAAATAGAGAATGAAACTAAAAATTTATTAAACTCTTTTGGTTTTGATGTAATATCTAAAGGAAAATATCCTGCTTGGAATCCTCAAATAAAAAATCTTGCAAAAATTGTAAAAAATATTTATGAAAAATATATCAATAATGTAAAATATAAAGCTATTCATGCTGGGTTAGAGAGTGCAATAATTGGTGAAAAATTTCCAAATCTTGAAATTGTATCAATTGGGCCAAATATTTATAATCCCCACTCTACTAGAGAGAGGGTTGAGATAAAATCTATTGAAATCTTTCAAGAAGTTGTAGAAGAGTTGGTTAACTCTTTTTAA
- a CDS encoding host attachment protein produces the protein MKVGDIVIVTNLGEMKVYKASPRDLEAEAGLKPENIKLDLINSIDYVESHWRLQDVVTDEAGRFKADVGKMGGNIGERHELEKKLEEDVIKAIAEDIAKIVEENNPEKYFLAAPQNIFKRVWENVESLSSKYPTVKDKLFRYIEEDLTKTDKNRLPEIFKEKGKHF, from the coding sequence ATGAAAGTTGGAGATATTGTTATAGTTACAAATCTTGGTGAAATGAAAGTTTATAAAGCAAGTCCAAGGGATTTAGAGGCTGAAGCTGGTTTGAAGCCAGAAAATATTAAACTTGATTTAATAAATTCTATAGATTATGTTGAATCTCACTGGAGACTGCAAGATGTTGTTACTGATGAGGCTGGAAGATTTAAAGCTGATGTAGGTAAAATGGGTGGAAATATAGGTGAAAGACATGAACTTGAAAAAAAACTTGAAGAGGATGTAATCAAAGCTATAGCAGAAGATATTGCAAAAATCGTTGAAGAAAATAATCCAGAAAAATATTTTTTAGCAGCTCCACAAAATATTTTTAAAAGAGTTTGGGAAAATGTAGAATCTTTAAGCTCAAAATATCCTACTGTAAAAGATAAGCTTTTTAGATATATTGAAGAGGATTTAACAAAAACAGATAAAAACAGATTGCCAGAAATTTTTAAAGAAAAAGGGAAACATTTTTAG
- the galU gene encoding UTP--glucose-1-phosphate uridylyltransferase GalU, with protein sequence MIKKCLFPAAGYGTRFLPATKAIPKEMLPVVNKPLIQYGVEEAIEAGIYTMAVITGRGKRAIEDHFDISYELEHQIKGTSKEYLLTDIRELVNKCTFTYTRQKEMKGLGHAVLTGEPLIGNEPFAVVLADDLCEGENHGVLKQMIELYKKYRCSIVAVMEVEKENIHKYGVVEAKELEKDVFVVSNMVEKPRAEEAPSNLAVIGRYILTPDIFEILKNTKPGKNGEIQLTDALMTQAKTNMVIAYKFKGKRFDCGSVEGFVEATNYFYNKFLGK encoded by the coding sequence ATGATTAAAAAGTGTCTTTTCCCTGCAGCCGGATATGGTACAAGATTTTTGCCTGCAACTAAAGCAATTCCTAAAGAGATGCTTCCAGTTGTAAATAAACCTTTAATTCAATATGGTGTTGAAGAGGCGATTGAAGCGGGAATTTATACCATGGCTGTTATAACTGGTCGTGGCAAAAGAGCAATAGAGGATCATTTTGATATAAGTTATGAACTAGAACATCAAATAAAAGGGACATCAAAAGAGTACCTATTAACTGATATCAGAGAACTTGTTAATAAATGTACTTTTACATATACAAGACAAAAAGAGATGAAAGGTCTTGGACATGCGGTATTGACAGGAGAGCCTTTAATAGGAAATGAGCCATTTGCTGTAGTTTTAGCTGATGATTTGTGTGAGGGTGAAAATCATGGAGTATTAAAACAGATGATAGAATTGTATAAAAAATATAGATGTTCTATTGTAGCAGTTATGGAAGTAGAAAAAGAAAATATTCATAAATATGGAGTTGTTGAGGCAAAAGAGCTTGAAAAAGATGTTTTTGTTGTTTCAAATATGGTTGAAAAGCCTAGGGCCGAAGAAGCTCCAAGTAATTTAGCTGTAATTGGAAGATATATATTAACTCCTGATATTTTTGAGATATTAAAAAATACTAAACCTGGAAAAAATGGTGAAATTCAACTAACTGATGCTTTAATGACACAAGCTAAAACCAATATGGTAATTGCATATAAATTTAAAGGGAAAAGATTTGATTGTGGAAGTGTTGAAGGATTTGTTGAAGCAACTAACTACTTTTACAACAAATTTTTAGGTAAATAG
- a CDS encoding TonB-dependent receptor plug domain-containing protein — MIAKGFKGKYFSLAAIVATVSMANLQATASTVMQKEHELAKEKSKEKTAKDESSTIELDNIVVEAEGIKSYELRAGSNYEVYTSKDIENSKSIDLIDFLNRYTSVNISSTYGNIFTPKIDIHGFGLSSGFENVVILIDGKRINNIDLLPPLLSSIPLESVEKIEILKGSGSVIYGDGSTAGVINIKTKPSEGFNYKIFKGNYKTLGTTFSGGISGEGAFGYFYIDSYRSKGFREITADIPESREKKISSLFDITFFPNDDIDFTIQATNSKIKNYYANSLTKDQFEDDPKQEGNPNWAGYTYNYQIIKDRTVSFDLNYKINSNFKINLSHSKTDRFSEYVLSNYISRYDYKQYDLKLNYENGGFDWIFGVSKFDGDRENISNTTSKNSYDYYMNLSNIFEKHKLSLGYRRGKVEYKYDPNNGNDLSDSNSNHSITLGYNYQISNNSSFYANFTRAYQFPDIDRFFSYDFFTNSFVFNNFIDTMITKTYTIGFNKITKDQKLKISAFYIDVKNEIYYNPATYTNTNLDKTEKKGIDLEYRKKINGYLTGNLFYTYLIAKTKEDDIKDYEDKNLPGVAKHNITLSLNFKYNRFYTNISHIYRSSMYALDDFKNSFKQKQKPYNSTDISLGYELKKNFEIFAKMDNIFNYKNGVWIKDDVIYPENCVRRYYIGIKGNF; from the coding sequence ATGATTGCAAAGGGATTTAAAGGGAAATATTTTTCTCTTGCTGCTATTGTAGCAACTGTTTCGATGGCAAATCTTCAAGCTACTGCATCTACAGTTATGCAAAAAGAGCATGAACTTGCAAAAGAAAAATCAAAAGAAAAAACAGCTAAAGATGAAAGCTCCACAATAGAGCTGGATAATATTGTTGTTGAAGCAGAAGGTATAAAAAGTTATGAGTTAAGAGCAGGTTCTAATTATGAAGTTTATACTTCAAAAGATATTGAAAACTCAAAATCTATTGATCTTATAGATTTTTTAAACAGATATACTTCTGTTAATATCTCTTCAACTTATGGAAATATATTCACACCTAAAATTGATATCCACGGATTTGGTTTAAGTAGCGGATTTGAAAATGTTGTTATTTTGATAGATGGAAAAAGAATAAATAATATCGATCTATTACCTCCTCTTTTATCTTCTATTCCTTTAGAGAGTGTTGAAAAAATAGAGATTTTAAAAGGTTCTGGTTCTGTAATTTATGGTGATGGATCAACTGCTGGTGTTATTAATATAAAAACTAAACCATCTGAGGGATTTAACTATAAAATATTTAAAGGAAACTATAAAACTTTAGGCACAACTTTTAGTGGCGGTATTAGCGGTGAGGGTGCTTTTGGATATTTTTATATAGACTCTTATAGATCAAAAGGTTTTAGAGAAATTACTGCAGATATACCCGAATCAAGAGAGAAAAAAATCTCATCTTTATTTGATATAACTTTTTTCCCTAATGATGATATTGATTTTACTATTCAAGCTACAAATTCAAAAATTAAAAACTATTATGCCAATTCATTAACAAAAGATCAGTTTGAAGATGATCCAAAACAAGAAGGTAATCCTAACTGGGCGGGATATACATACAATTATCAAATAATAAAAGATAGAACTGTTAGTTTTGATCTAAATTATAAAATCAATAGTAATTTTAAAATAAATTTATCACATTCAAAAACAGATAGATTTTCAGAATATGTGCTTTCAAACTATATTTCAAGGTATGATTATAAGCAGTATGATTTAAAATTGAATTATGAAAATGGTGGATTTGATTGGATATTTGGAGTTTCAAAATTTGATGGAGATAGAGAAAATATATCAAACACAACATCAAAAAATAGTTATGATTATTATATGAATCTTTCAAATATATTTGAAAAACATAAATTATCTTTAGGATATAGAAGAGGTAAGGTAGAATATAAATATGATCCAAATAATGGCAATGATTTAAGCGATTCTAATAGTAATCATTCAATTACATTAGGATATAACTATCAAATATCAAATAATAGCTCTTTTTATGCAAATTTTACAAGAGCATATCAGTTTCCAGATATCGATAGATTTTTTAGTTATGATTTTTTTACAAACAGCTTTGTTTTTAATAATTTTATAGATACAATGATTACAAAAACCTATACAATTGGTTTTAATAAAATTACAAAGGATCAAAAACTCAAAATTTCTGCTTTTTATATAGATGTAAAAAATGAGATCTATTATAATCCTGCAACTTATACAAATACAAATCTTGATAAAACAGAGAAAAAAGGAATCGATTTAGAATATAGGAAAAAAATAAATGGATATTTAACTGGCAATCTTTTTTATACATATCTAATTGCAAAAACAAAAGAGGATGATATAAAAGATTATGAAGATAAAAATTTGCCAGGTGTTGCAAAACATAATATCACTTTATCACTGAATTTTAAATACAATAGATTTTATACAAATATCTCTCATATATATAGATCAAGTATGTATGCACTGGATGATTTTAAAAATAGTTTTAAACAGAAACAAAAACCATACAATTCTACAGATATATCTTTAGGATATGAATTAAAGAAAAATTTTGAAATTTTTGCGAAAATGGATAATATTTTTAATTATAAAAATGGAGTTTGGATAAAAGATGATGTTATATATCCAGAAAATTGCGTAAGAAGATATTATATTGGTATTAAAGGCAATTTTTGA
- a CDS encoding cob(I)yrinic acid a,c-diamide adenosyltransferase, whose protein sequence is MGFVHIYTGDGKGKTTAAIGLALRAVGAKKRVFIFQFMKAWISHEIEILKSLGVIVDREWDGNFIKTHPSKKQFQMVKNQYERVFNAFEKSFDLIILDEILVAFLYGLLSEEEIIKVIDEKPKNVELILTGRGATEKMIKKADLVTYMKKIKHYFDKGVNAREGIEY, encoded by the coding sequence ATGGGATTTGTTCATATTTATACTGGAGACGGGAAAGGAAAAACTACTGCTGCTATTGGGTTAGCCCTTAGAGCTGTTGGGGCAAAAAAAAGAGTTTTTATTTTTCAATTTATGAAAGCATGGATTTCACATGAGATAGAGATATTAAAAAGTCTTGGTGTTATAGTAGATAGAGAATGGGATGGAAATTTTATAAAAACTCATCCTTCAAAAAAACAGTTTCAGATGGTAAAAAATCAGTATGAAAGAGTCTTTAATGCATTTGAGAAAAGTTTTGATCTAATAATTTTAGATGAAATATTAGTTGCTTTTTTGTATGGTCTTTTGAGCGAAGAGGAGATTATAAAAGTTATTGATGAAAAACCAAAAAATGTTGAGCTTATATTAACTGGCAGAGGTGCAACTGAAAAAATGATAAAAAAGGCTGATCTTGTAACATATATGAAAAAAATAAAGCACTATTTTGATAAAGGGGTAAATGCAAGAGAGGGGATTGAATATTAA
- the metH gene encoding methionine synthase, which yields MLKKLIKEKILIIDGAMGTQLQAKAKEIPESAWQGKEGCNELLNKTAPNIIKSIHEAYAKVGADIIKTNTFGSMPWVLDEYGLADEAYEITKKGCELVKEVCEAYSTSEKPRFVACSLGPGTKLPSLGHIDYDEMYEGYSKAAKGAKDGGADLFLLETCQDPLQIKAAIHACQDSVPDIPIMVSVTIEQNGTMLIGTDATTIATILEPFDIISLGFNCGTGPDMIEKHVRVLSEVWDRPISIHANAGLPQNRGGYTFYPMGPKEFTELEAKFTSIDGVALLGGCCGTTPQHIKALVDAVEGKKPLPPKGKQPRSIASLFESRTLMQDPPPFLMGERSNATGSKAFRELLLKSDYEGTLSVAQQQVRSGAHGIDVSVGFAGRDETTDMKEVIKLYNEKIPIPLMPDSTQVPAIEVALKHIGGRPIINSANLEDGIEKFDKICALAKRYGAALVLLTIDEEGMAKTKEKKLAVAERMYERAVNKHGLNPGDLVFDLLTFTVGSGDEEYQTAAIETIEAIRELRIRHPEVGAVLGVSNISFGLEKHAREYLNSVFLHHCVQAGLTMAIVNVKNLIPYHKISDEDRKVCEDLLFNRRENGDPLFAFIEHFSKAEKKEASSDDELSKLPLEEQIHKLLIDGDKERIMPLLEKAKDVIDPEKIINEILIGAMKEVGDLFGSGQMQLPFVLQSAEVMKAAVDYLNQFLPKKEKQSQTTLVLGTVKGDVHDVGKNLVDILLTNNGFKVINLGIKVELEEFIKAYKEHNAQAIGMSGLLVKSTQVMLENLKEMKQKGIDVPVLLGGAALTKKFVDEFCRKEYDGPIFYCRDAFDGIVAMSRIEEGNFDTKLGSDKDEEEIVEVKPKEEVRIDPANIILPKPAPVPIPPFWGRRTLDIDPDIAYEWINKRLLFKQRWGYKSKGISKEEYQKQLDEKVIPSFNRLRNELKNIFKPTILYGYWPARRVDNELYVFGTEFGWQKDEDANREPIENIVGDAIEIFTFPRQSKPPHRCIADYFHSERMDVSAFTCVSAGSRFSEYEGELFKSGKYHEYHLVHGLSVELAEALAEIAHKQIRIELGILRNEKPDLHDVKMVGYQGARYSPGYPACPDLELNRHIFNLLKPEEFGIILSETFQIHPEQSTCAIVVHHPEAKYFNI from the coding sequence ATGTTAAAAAAATTAATAAAAGAAAAAATATTAATAATTGATGGTGCTATGGGCACTCAACTACAAGCCAAAGCAAAGGAGATACCAGAGTCTGCTTGGCAGGGAAAAGAGGGGTGTAATGAACTTTTAAATAAAACAGCTCCTAATATCATAAAATCCATCCATGAGGCATATGCTAAAGTCGGTGCTGATATAATCAAAACTAATACTTTTGGTTCAATGCCCTGGGTATTGGATGAGTATGGCTTGGCAGATGAGGCATATGAAATTACAAAAAAAGGATGTGAGCTTGTAAAAGAGGTTTGTGAGGCTTATAGTACTTCTGAGAAGCCACGATTTGTTGCATGTTCATTAGGTCCTGGAACAAAGCTCCCAAGTCTTGGACATATTGATTATGATGAAATGTATGAAGGCTACTCTAAGGCTGCAAAAGGAGCAAAAGATGGTGGAGCAGATCTATTTTTACTTGAGACTTGTCAAGATCCACTTCAGATAAAAGCAGCTATCCATGCTTGCCAAGACAGTGTTCCTGATATTCCTATAATGGTTAGTGTTACTATTGAGCAAAATGGAACTATGCTAATTGGAACTGATGCTACAACTATTGCTACTATATTAGAGCCATTTGACATTATTTCACTTGGGTTTAATTGCGGTACAGGTCCTGATATGATTGAAAAGCATGTAAGGGTGCTTAGTGAAGTTTGGGATAGACCAATAAGTATCCATGCAAATGCAGGGCTTCCTCAAAACAGAGGTGGTTATACCTTCTATCCAATGGGCCCAAAAGAGTTTACAGAGCTTGAAGCCAAATTTACCTCAATTGATGGTGTAGCCTTGCTTGGCGGATGTTGTGGAACAACTCCTCAACATATTAAAGCTTTGGTAGATGCAGTTGAAGGCAAAAAACCGCTTCCTCCAAAGGGAAAACAGCCAAGATCTATTGCAAGTCTTTTTGAATCTCGCACACTTATGCAAGATCCGCCTCCATTTTTAATGGGTGAGCGAAGTAACGCAACAGGAAGCAAAGCTTTTAGAGAACTTTTATTAAAGAGTGATTACGAAGGGACATTGAGTGTAGCTCAGCAGCAAGTTAGAAGCGGAGCACATGGTATAGATGTGAGTGTTGGATTTGCAGGGCGTGATGAAACAACAGATATGAAAGAGGTTATAAAACTTTACAACGAAAAGATTCCAATCCCTCTTATGCCAGACTCTACCCAGGTTCCTGCCATTGAAGTAGCATTAAAACATATTGGCGGACGTCCAATTATAAATTCAGCCAATCTTGAAGATGGGATAGAAAAATTTGACAAAATTTGTGCATTGGCTAAACGTTATGGAGCAGCTTTGGTTCTTTTGACTATTGATGAAGAGGGAATGGCCAAAACAAAAGAGAAAAAGCTTGCAGTTGCAGAGCGTATGTATGAAAGGGCAGTAAATAAACATGGTTTAAATCCTGGTGATCTAGTTTTTGATCTTTTGACCTTTACAGTTGGAAGTGGGGATGAAGAGTATCAGACAGCAGCCATTGAAACTATTGAAGCGATTAGAGAATTAAGAATACGTCATCCAGAAGTTGGAGCAGTTTTAGGGGTTTCTAATATTAGCTTTGGTCTTGAAAAACATGCTAGAGAGTATCTCAATAGCGTCTTTTTACACCACTGCGTTCAAGCTGGTCTTACGATGGCAATTGTGAATGTAAAAAATCTCATTCCTTATCATAAAATAAGCGATGAAGATAGAAAAGTTTGTGAAGATCTACTCTTTAATAGAAGAGAAAATGGCGATCCTCTTTTTGCGTTTATAGAACACTTTAGTAAAGCAGAGAAAAAAGAGGCATCTAGCGATGATGAACTAAGTAAACTTCCATTGGAAGAGCAGATTCATAAGCTCTTAATTGATGGTGATAAAGAGCGGATAATGCCACTTCTTGAAAAAGCCAAAGATGTAATTGATCCAGAAAAGATCATTAATGAGATTTTAATCGGGGCTATGAAAGAGGTAGGAGATCTTTTTGGTAGCGGACAGATGCAGTTGCCTTTCGTACTTCAAAGTGCAGAGGTCATGAAAGCAGCAGTTGATTATCTCAATCAGTTCTTGCCTAAGAAAGAAAAGCAGTCTCAAACTACTCTTGTTTTAGGCACTGTCAAAGGTGATGTGCATGATGTTGGTAAAAACTTGGTAGATATTTTACTAACAAACAATGGCTTTAAAGTAATAAATCTTGGTATCAAAGTGGAACTTGAAGAGTTTATCAAAGCCTACAAAGAGCATAATGCTCAAGCAATTGGAATGAGTGGTCTTTTGGTTAAATCAACCCAAGTAATGCTTGAAAATCTAAAAGAGATGAAGCAAAAAGGTATAGATGTTCCAGTACTTTTAGGTGGTGCAGCACTTACTAAAAAGTTTGTTGATGAGTTTTGTAGGAAAGAGTATGATGGACCTATATTTTATTGCCGTGACGCTTTTGATGGTATTGTTGCAATGAGTAGAATAGAAGAGGGTAATTTTGATACAAAACTTGGAAGTGATAAAGATGAAGAGGAGATTGTTGAGGTAAAACCTAAAGAAGAAGTAAGAATTGATCCAGCAAACATTATCTTGCCAAAACCAGCTCCTGTGCCAATACCGCCATTTTGGGGAAGAAGGACTCTTGATATTGATCCAGATATAGCATATGAATGGATAAATAAAAGGCTTCTTTTTAAACAGCGTTGGGGTTATAAATCAAAAGGTATAAGCAAAGAGGAGTATCAAAAGCAATTGGATGAAAAGGTGATTCCATCTTTTAATAGACTAAGAAATGAGCTCAAAAATATATTCAAACCAACAATCCTTTATGGATATTGGCCAGCTAGGCGTGTGGATAATGAGCTCTATGTTTTTGGAACAGAGTTTGGCTGGCAAAAAGATGAGGATGCAAATCGTGAGCCAATAGAGAATATAGTTGGTGATGCGATAGAAATTTTTACTTTTCCAAGACAATCAAAACCACCTCATAGATGCATAGCTGATTATTTTCATAGTGAACGTATGGATGTTAGTGCTTTTACCTGTGTAAGTGCAGGAAGCAGATTTAGCGAATATGAAGGAGAGCTTTTTAAATCAGGAAAATATCATGAATATCATCTTGTTCATGGATTAAGTGTTGAACTTGCAGAGGCTTTAGCTGAGATTGCACACAAACAGATACGCATAGAGCTTGGAATTTTACGCAATGAAAAGCCAGATTTGCATGATGTTAAGATGGTAGGGTATCAGGGGGCCAGATATTCACCAGGTTATCCAGCATGTCCAGATTTAGAACTAAACAGACATATTTTTAATCTTTTAAAACCTGAAGAGTTTGGAATTATATTAAGTGAAACTTTTCAGATTCATCCAGAACAATCTACCTGTGCTATAGTTGTTCACCATCCAGAGGCGAAATATTTTAATATTTAA
- a CDS encoding PAS domain-containing protein, whose amino-acid sequence MKKIKNIKTGKEIERADPVDIEVPFDGGVMITETDPAGIITYANRKFREMTGFTKEELIGSPHNINRHPDMPKAAFKQMWDTIKRGEYWEGYVKNIRKDGRYYWVIVWIKPKFDENGEIIGYIAGRKVPDRNMVKRIEEQYKKMKEQEEKK is encoded by the coding sequence ATGAAAAAGATTAAAAATATCAAAACAGGAAAAGAGATAGAAAGAGCTGATCCAGTTGATATTGAAGTTCCATTTGATGGTGGAGTTATGATTACTGAAACTGATCCTGCTGGAATTATTACTTATGCAAATAGAAAATTTAGAGAGATGACTGGATTTACAAAAGAAGAGCTCATAGGCTCACCTCACAATATAAATAGACATCCTGATATGCCAAAAGCAGCATTTAAACAGATGTGGGACACAATCAAAAGAGGCGAATATTGGGAAGGCTATGTTAAAAATATTAGAAAAGATGGAAGATATTATTGGGTAATTGTTTGGATAAAGCCAAAATTTGATGAAAATGGTGAAATTATAGGTTATATTGCTGGTAGAAAAGTGCCAGATAGAAATATGGTAAAAAGAATAGAAGAGCAATACAAAAAAATGAAAGAACAAGAGGAGAAAAAATAG
- a CDS encoding F0F1 ATP synthase subunit gamma has product MIESQKLKKKIHTLKDLKDIVSSMKAYANFTILKSKRELPNIREYQNSVEDSIAYMIEYFPYLKSSKLYQGKTLYILFGAQEGLCGAFNEKILEYFENIDKKDYYLISVGRKINDEIGEKKLNVIYLMDGASNIDTIEEKVSNLVEYLVDFFEKNSIKELILIYSKLLDNSDIVIKNEKILPPDFEKFQKYIKIKEPLLYLEKENILDSLIEEYLLISLYRAFIESISSENQSRLNTMINAENHIEKKTKDINEKLNILRQEEITNELLEIINGYKSIKRKK; this is encoded by the coding sequence ATGATTGAATCTCAAAAACTTAAAAAAAAGATTCATACATTAAAGGATTTAAAAGATATTGTCTCTTCTATGAAGGCTTATGCTAATTTTACAATTTTAAAATCAAAAAGAGAACTTCCAAATATAAGAGAATATCAAAACTCTGTTGAAGACTCAATTGCTTATATGATAGAGTATTTTCCATATCTTAAAAGCTCAAAACTGTATCAAGGAAAAACTCTTTATATTCTTTTTGGAGCTCAAGAGGGATTATGCGGGGCATTTAATGAAAAAATTTTAGAATATTTTGAAAATATAGATAAAAAAGATTACTATTTAATATCAGTTGGTAGAAAAATAAATGATGAAATAGGCGAAAAAAAATTAAATGTAATATATCTAATGGATGGTGCTTCAAATATTGATACAATAGAAGAGAAAGTATCAAATTTAGTTGAATATCTTGTAGATTTTTTTGAAAAAAACAGTATAAAAGAGCTCATATTAATCTACTCTAAACTTTTAGATAATTCTGATATAGTAATTAAAAATGAAAAGATTCTTCCTCCAGATTTTGAAAAATTTCAAAAATATATAAAAATAAAAGAGCCACTTTTATATTTGGAAAAAGAGAATATTTTAGATAGTTTAATTGAAGAGTATCTTTTAATATCTTTATATAGAGCATTTATAGAATCAATAAGCAGTGAAAACCAATCAAGACTTAATACTATGATAAATGCTGAAAATCATATTGAAAAAAAGACAAAAGATATAAATGAAAAGCTAAATATTCTAAGACAAGAAGAGATAACAAATGAACTTCTTGAGATTATAAACGGTTATAAATCTATTAAGAGAAAAAAATAG